A single region of the Streptomyces vilmorinianum genome encodes:
- a CDS encoding ABC transporter permease codes for MLTVVLSGLRARWAAFLGSFVALALGVGLLTTMGLGLASTFDAPERAPQRFASAPVVVKGRDAVTVDVRRGPGTASVSQRLDRPQPVDIELLRELRARWTVTTAGGPDAVGVHGPAAEIRTLVGDRAQVLTGDDRRLADPEPERDAEALVALNSLLGTAGGVTTFVSVFVVASTFAFAVALRRREFGLLRTAGTTPGQVRRMLLAEAAGVGVLASAAGCALGAWGAPWLARVLVDGDLAPDWFAIGAAGRPLHAAFWTGVSVALAGAVAASRRAGKVGPTAALREADVDTDVLPLGRALLGGGLLVAGVGLLVWTGVTEPSQLLKRKTYTTLPMLLITGVALLAPLLVRPVARAVRLPGATGTLVRENSAAAVRRTAAVAAPVLVTVALAGSLLGSATTVTSAKAAEAREQTRAEWVVSGEDLRLPVPAVAGASATGATSVFVRDGAEALVKYGARAVADPAAFADLARLPVVAGDVRDLDDRSIVVNEEWERRTVGDAVEVWLADGSGPVKLRVVAVLALGTGDNGPYVTRANAPGATVDRIEAAAGTAPEALAAAGGTVRTVEQWAAASHPATSRQTRLGLLLVLGIALVYTVIALGNTLLMATSVRGGELASLRLAGATRAQILRVVTGEAGLAVAIGAVLGLAVTAVVLAGAGAALAALSAPVALSVPWGTVAATAGLCGAVAITAAALPAWRLTR; via the coding sequence ATGCTGACCGTCGTCCTCTCCGGGCTGCGGGCCCGCTGGGCCGCCTTCCTCGGCAGCTTCGTCGCCCTCGCCCTCGGCGTGGGGCTCCTCACCACCATGGGCCTCGGCCTCGCCTCGACCTTCGACGCCCCGGAGCGTGCACCGCAGCGGTTCGCGTCCGCGCCGGTGGTCGTGAAGGGGCGGGACGCGGTCACCGTCGACGTACGGCGGGGTCCGGGCACGGCCTCCGTCTCGCAGCGGCTCGACCGTCCACAGCCTGTGGATATCGAACTGCTGCGCGAGCTTCGGGCCCGCTGGACCGTCACCACCGCCGGTGGTCCCGACGCCGTCGGCGTCCACGGCCCCGCCGCCGAGATCCGTACCCTCGTCGGCGACCGCGCCCAGGTGCTCACCGGGGACGACCGGCGGCTCGCCGACCCCGAGCCGGAGCGGGACGCCGAGGCGCTCGTCGCCCTCAACTCCCTCCTCGGCACCGCCGGTGGCGTCACCACCTTCGTCTCCGTCTTCGTCGTCGCCTCCACCTTCGCGTTCGCGGTCGCCCTGCGGCGGCGCGAGTTCGGGCTGCTGCGCACCGCCGGGACGACCCCCGGGCAGGTGCGGCGGATGCTGCTCGCCGAGGCGGCGGGCGTCGGGGTCCTCGCCTCGGCCGCCGGGTGCGCGCTCGGCGCGTGGGGGGCGCCGTGGCTGGCGCGGGTGCTCGTCGACGGCGATCTCGCTCCCGACTGGTTCGCGATCGGCGCCGCCGGCCGGCCGCTGCACGCCGCCTTCTGGACGGGGGTGAGCGTCGCCCTGGCCGGAGCGGTCGCCGCCTCCCGCCGGGCCGGGAAGGTCGGCCCGACGGCCGCGCTGCGGGAGGCGGACGTCGACACCGACGTCCTGCCGCTCGGGCGCGCCCTGCTCGGGGGAGGGCTGCTGGTGGCGGGCGTCGGGCTGCTCGTGTGGACGGGCGTCACCGAGCCGTCGCAGCTGCTCAAGCGCAAGACGTACACGACCCTGCCGATGCTCCTGATCACGGGAGTCGCGCTGCTCGCCCCGCTCCTCGTCCGGCCGGTGGCGCGTGCGGTTCGGCTGCCAGGGGCGACCGGGACGCTCGTACGGGAGAACAGCGCGGCGGCCGTACGCCGTACCGCCGCCGTCGCCGCGCCCGTCCTCGTCACGGTCGCGCTGGCCGGCTCGCTGCTGGGCTCGGCGACGACGGTGACGAGCGCGAAGGCGGCGGAGGCGCGGGAGCAGACGCGCGCGGAGTGGGTGGTGAGCGGCGAGGACCTGCGGCTGCCGGTGCCCGCCGTGGCCGGTGCGTCGGCGACGGGCGCCACCTCCGTCTTCGTACGGGACGGGGCCGAGGCGCTCGTGAAGTACGGGGCGCGGGCGGTGGCCGACCCGGCGGCCTTCGCGGACCTGGCGCGGCTGCCGGTGGTGGCCGGGGACGTACGGGACCTCGACGACCGCTCGATCGTCGTCAACGAGGAGTGGGAGCGGCGGACGGTCGGCGATGCCGTCGAGGTGTGGCTCGCGGACGGGAGCGGGCCGGTGAAGCTGCGGGTCGTGGCGGTCCTGGCGCTCGGGACGGGCGACAACGGGCCGTACGTGACGCGGGCGAACGCGCCGGGCGCGACGGTGGACCGGATCGAGGCGGCGGCGGGCACGGCGCCGGAGGCCCTCGCGGCGGCGGGCGGGACGGTGCGCACGGTGGAGCAGTGGGCGGCCGCCAGCCACCCGGCGACCAGCCGGCAGACCCGGCTGGGACTGCTCCTGGTCCTCGGCATCGCGCTCGTCTACACGGTGATCGCGCTGGGCAACACGCTGCTGATGGCGACGTCCGTACGGGGCGGGGAGCTGGCCTCGCTCCGGCTGGCCGGGGCCACGCGGGCGCAGATCCTGCGGGTCGTGACGGGCGAGGCGGGCCTGGCGGTGGCGATCGGGGCGGTCCTGGGCCTGGCCGTGACCGCGGTCGTCCTGGCGGGTGCGGGTGCGGCGCTCGCCGCCCTGTCGGCACCGGTCGCCCTGTCCGTCCCCTGGGGCACGGTGGCGGCGACGGCGGGCCTGTGCGGGGCGGTCGCGATCACCGCCGCGGCCCTCCCCGCGTGGCGCCTGACGCGCTGA
- a CDS encoding ABC transporter ATP-binding protein: MTSTTAVRLTRLRRHHRDVRALDGVDLAFRTGTFTAVMGPSGSGKSTLLQCAAGLDRPTGGTVEVGGVALEGLSERRLTLLRRDRIGFVFQSFNLLPSLTAAQNVALPLRLAGRRPSRTEVREALERVGLGGRERHRPGELSGGQQQRVAIARALITRPAVLFGDEPTGALDSTTSREVLTMLRELVDRDGQTIVMVTHDPVAAARADRVVFLVDGRVEGELYEPTVEAVAARMAGLETGVRAC, from the coding sequence ATGACTTCGACGACCGCCGTACGACTCACCCGCCTCCGCCGCCATCACCGCGACGTCCGCGCCCTCGACGGCGTCGACCTCGCCTTCCGTACCGGCACCTTCACGGCCGTCATGGGGCCCTCCGGTTCCGGCAAGTCCACGCTGCTGCAGTGCGCGGCGGGTCTCGACCGGCCCACCGGCGGGACGGTCGAGGTGGGCGGGGTCGCCCTGGAGGGGCTGAGCGAGCGGCGGCTCACGCTGCTGCGGCGGGACCGGATCGGATTCGTCTTCCAGTCGTTCAACCTGCTGCCCTCGCTCACGGCCGCGCAGAACGTGGCCCTGCCGCTGCGGCTGGCGGGGCGCCGCCCGTCCCGTACCGAGGTGCGGGAGGCGCTGGAACGGGTCGGGCTCGGCGGGCGGGAGAGGCACCGGCCCGGGGAGCTGTCCGGTGGCCAGCAGCAACGGGTCGCGATCGCCCGGGCGTTGATCACCCGGCCGGCCGTCCTCTTCGGGGACGAGCCGACGGGCGCCCTGGACTCCACCACCAGCCGTGAGGTGCTGACGATGCTGCGGGAGCTGGTGGACCGGGACGGCCAGACGATCGTCATGGTGACGCACGACCCGGTGGCGGCGGCGCGGGCGGACCGGGTGGTGTTCCTCGTCGACGGGCGGGTGGAGGGGGAGCTGTACGAGCCCACGGTCGAGGCGGTCGCGGCCCGCATGGCCGGTCTGGAGACGGGGGTCCGCGCATGCTGA
- a CDS encoding NAD(P)H-binding protein, whose translation MLLVTGVSGGLGTLVAERLAGRDDVVLGTRAGLPGTRLVDFDDPATLPDAFAGVDTLLLISAGYGEDDTVIARHEAAISAAERAGVGHIVYTSLSGDGDHLTYALAHRWTERRLRRSTVAWTVLRNGLYAEFLTWIATPDADNRITGPLGEGRLAAVAREDLAEIAVTVATDPAAHAGRTYELVGERPVGGADLAAALGAAYAPGTLAEARTAIAASGAVAFQVPMLTGTYSAIAHGFMDGSGVKSDLRDLLGREPLDAVEVFVAAVRQG comes from the coding sequence ATGCTGCTCGTCACCGGTGTCTCCGGCGGTCTCGGCACGCTTGTCGCGGAGCGCCTCGCCGGCCGTGACGACGTCGTTCTCGGCACCCGCGCCGGACTGCCCGGCACCCGCCTCGTCGACTTCGACGACCCGGCCACCCTGCCGGACGCCTTCGCCGGGGTGGACACGCTGCTGCTGATCTCCGCCGGTTACGGGGAGGACGACACGGTCATCGCCCGCCACGAGGCCGCCATCTCCGCCGCCGAGCGGGCCGGGGTCGGCCACATCGTCTACACCAGCCTCTCCGGCGACGGCGACCACCTCACGTACGCCCTCGCCCACCGCTGGACCGAGCGGCGGCTCCGGCGGTCGACCGTCGCGTGGACCGTCCTGCGCAACGGCCTCTACGCCGAGTTCCTGACCTGGATCGCCACACCCGACGCCGACAACCGCATCACCGGCCCCCTCGGCGAGGGCCGTCTCGCCGCCGTCGCCCGCGAGGACCTCGCCGAGATCGCGGTGACCGTCGCCACCGACCCGGCCGCGCACGCGGGCCGCACGTACGAGCTCGTCGGCGAACGCCCCGTCGGCGGTGCCGACCTGGCGGCCGCGCTCGGCGCCGCGTACGCACCCGGCACGCTCGCCGAGGCGCGTACCGCGATCGCCGCGTCCGGGGCCGTGGCCTTCCAGGTGCCGATGCTGACGGGGACGTACTCGGCCATCGCCCACGGCTTCATGGACGGGAGTGGGGTGAAGAGCGACCTGCGGGATCTCCTTGGCCGTGAGCCGCTGGACGCGGTCGAGGTGTTCGTGGCGGCCGTACGCCAGGGGTAG
- a CDS encoding winged helix-turn-helix transcriptional regulator — MSVGHTEVTTEVTTDPLVSCAEECGVRDVQDRLGDKWTVHVVVELAAGARRFKELQRLVTGISQRMLTLTLRRLERDGLVTRTVYPTTPPQVEYELTETGHSMTHLIKQLIDWSLDHRAVIARSREEWDAKQS; from the coding sequence ATGTCAGTGGGGCACACCGAGGTAACCACCGAGGTCACCACCGACCCTCTGGTGAGCTGCGCGGAGGAGTGCGGGGTACGGGACGTCCAGGACCGGCTCGGCGACAAGTGGACCGTGCACGTGGTGGTCGAACTGGCGGCGGGGGCGCGGCGGTTCAAGGAACTCCAGCGGCTCGTCACCGGCATCTCGCAGCGGATGCTCACGCTGACGTTGCGCCGCCTGGAGCGGGACGGACTGGTCACGCGCACGGTGTATCCGACGACGCCGCCGCAGGTGGAGTACGAGCTGACGGAGACGGGGCACAGCATGACGCACCTGATCAAGCAGCTGATCGACTGGTCGCTCGACCACCGTGCGGTGATCGCCCGGTCGCGCGAGGAATGGGACGCGAAGCAGTCGTGA
- a CDS encoding DUF2786 domain-containing protein: MGREAVVSTTVERAFEALYTDDDTALDTAASLLAADKAADAELARRGEEFVRQAWQRGWQPADVLRLARRDLEDHHVRLLAALIAAQTATYATLPPRWAAQLAESAGPDARVWRADRFSYATAVLELYRLLVRLPSLEPVGPVPGDSPLPPPTAGEPRMLTRVRALLAKAEATGYPEEAEALTAKAQELMARHSLDEAALASRTETGEAPGAIRIGVEPPYEQAKAILLDAVATANHCRAVWNEPYGFSTVVGFEADLDPVELLYTSLLVQGTAAMTRAEAEQRAGGRKRTKSFRQSFLLAYANRLGARLATTSRRVAAETPTLLPALASREVAVTSRTDEMFPETRTTRVRAMWDEAGWAHGTTAANAAGLGRGRPELPDTP; the protein is encoded by the coding sequence ATGGGACGCGAAGCAGTCGTGAGCACGACGGTCGAGCGGGCCTTCGAGGCCCTCTACACGGACGACGACACGGCCCTGGACACGGCGGCTTCGCTGCTCGCCGCCGACAAGGCGGCGGACGCGGAACTGGCGCGCCGGGGCGAGGAGTTCGTCCGGCAGGCATGGCAGCGGGGCTGGCAGCCGGCGGATGTCCTACGGCTGGCGCGGCGGGACCTGGAGGATCACCATGTCCGGCTCCTGGCCGCCCTGATCGCCGCGCAGACGGCGACGTACGCGACGCTCCCGCCACGCTGGGCCGCCCAGCTGGCCGAGTCGGCCGGGCCGGACGCGCGGGTGTGGCGCGCCGACCGCTTCTCGTACGCGACGGCGGTCCTCGAGCTGTACCGCCTGCTGGTCAGGCTCCCGTCCCTGGAACCGGTGGGTCCGGTGCCGGGGGACTCGCCGCTGCCGCCGCCGACGGCCGGGGAGCCCCGGATGCTGACCCGCGTGCGGGCCCTGCTCGCGAAGGCGGAGGCGACGGGCTACCCGGAGGAGGCGGAGGCGCTGACCGCCAAGGCCCAGGAGCTGATGGCCCGCCACAGCCTGGACGAGGCGGCGCTGGCGTCGCGTACGGAGACGGGGGAGGCGCCGGGGGCGATCCGGATCGGGGTGGAGCCGCCGTACGAGCAGGCCAAGGCGATCCTGCTGGACGCGGTCGCGACGGCGAACCACTGCCGGGCGGTGTGGAACGAGCCGTACGGCTTCTCGACGGTGGTCGGCTTCGAGGCGGACCTGGACCCGGTGGAGCTGCTCTACACCTCGCTCCTGGTGCAGGGCACGGCGGCGATGACGCGGGCGGAGGCGGAGCAGCGGGCGGGCGGCCGCAAGCGTACGAAGTCCTTCCGCCAGTCGTTCCTGCTGGCCTACGCGAACCGCCTGGGCGCCCGCCTCGCGACCACGTCCCGCCGGGTCGCCGCCGAGACCCCGACCCTGCTCCCCGCCCTGGCCTCCCGCGAGGTCGCGGTCACCTCCCGCACGGACGAGATGTTCCCCGAGACGCGCACGACCCGCGTCCGCGCGATGTGGGACGAGGCGGGCTGGGCCCACGGCACGACGGCAGCGAACGCGGCGGGCCTGGGCCGGGGCCGCCCCGAGCTCCCCGACACCCCCTAG